Below is a window of Halomonas sp. Bachu 37 DNA.
AGCAATATCTGCGAGATATTCCGCGAGCAGCCTACCTGGTATGACCATGCCCAGGAATCGCAGGAGAAATGGGGCACGCCGATCGCCACGCAAATGTCGTTCATCCAGCAGGAATCCTCCTTTCGCAGCCACGTGCGCCCCGATCGCAAGTATTACCTCGGCTTCATTCCCGGCCCACGGCCCTCCTCCGCCAAGGGCTACGCCCAGGCGCAAGATCCCGTCTGGGGCGAGTACGAAGCGGATGCCGGCGCTCTCTTCGCCCGACGCACGCACATGAAACATGCCACGGACTTCATCGGCTGGTACAACCAGCGAACCCAGCGCCAGGCGGGGGTTTCGCTGCACAATCCCGAACACCTCTACCTGGCCTACCACGAGGGAGCGGGCGGCTATCAGCGCGGCAGTTACCGCAACAAGCCCCACGTTCGCCAGGCCGCACGCCAGGTAGCCTCCCGTGCCGGGCGCTACCAGTCCCAGCTCAACGCCTGCGAAGCCGAGTTCCAGTGCCGCCGCTTTTATCAGGTGTGGCCGTTCTGCCGTGGCGGCTGAGGTGGCCTATCAACAGCTTTGGCGATTGATCGCGTGACGCAGCCGCAGATAGGCACGCAGGCGGCGGGCGAGCACATCCACCGCGATATTGAGCAGCGCGGTGATCAGGATCAACACCATGGCGCGATCGAAACGAATCTCCTGGATGGCGCTATCGACATAGAAGCCCAGCGTCGCGATGCCCAAGATGCCGAGGATCGCCGTCTCGCGCATGATGATCTCCCAGCGGTAGAACAGCAGCGCCATGAACGGCCCGTAAACGCGGGGAACAACCTCGTAGGCATAGCGATTCACGCCGTGCGGTGCATCCTGGCGCAGGGTCAGCTCGTTGCTGCGCCGTCCCACCAGGTGGGCGATGATGCCGCCGTTGTGCAGGGCCAGCGCCACGACCGCCGGCAGCATGGAAGGCCCCCATAGCTGCAGCAGGATGAACGCCAGCAGGTATTCGGGAGTCGAGCGCATCACCACCAGCAATGCATGGCCCAATGTGCCGCCGATTCGACCAGTGAAGTGGCGCGAGATGACAGGGAACAGTGCCATCGCCACTAGTCCGGTGACCACCAGAGCCATCTGGGTCAACAGTACGGTATTCCAGATACCCGGCAGCGCCTGGGTAGCGAGCAGATCTCCCAGCCAGGGCCAGAGCCCCGCGATTCCCTCACCATGACGCAACGGCGCCGGGACGATATCCTGGGTGAAAAAGCGCGCCACGTTGCTCCACACGATAGGCAGCC
It encodes the following:
- a CDS encoding lysozyme-like domain containing protein, whose translation is MPHAARWLLIALLGLITSGCATFAPNPPQDQSNICEIFREQPTWYDHAQESQEKWGTPIATQMSFIQQESSFRSHVRPDRKYYLGFIPGPRPSSAKGYAQAQDPVWGEYEADAGALFARRTHMKHATDFIGWYNQRTQRQAGVSLHNPEHLYLAYHEGAGGYQRGSYRNKPHVRQAARQVASRAGRYQSQLNACEAEFQCRRFYQVWPFCRGG